The following proteins are encoded in a genomic region of Immundisolibacter sp.:
- the bioC gene encoding malonyl-ACP O-methyltransferase BioC: MSRDAEAEFRLDTRRVRRAFDRVAAGYETRAVLQRTVEAHCLSRLDLVRLAPQSILDLGCGPGVAGRALLKRYRGAQVTGVDFAPAMLRVARQRRRWFSAQRFVCAAAQALPLAPDSVDLVFSNLTVQWCNDPAAVLAEVWRVLRPGGLFMFTSLGPDTLRELRAAWRAVDGATHVSAFIDMHDLGDALGRSGFEQPVLDVERFCLTYADVRALAVDLKSIGAGNVTAGRRRQLTGRAAWSAMEAAYEASRSEGRLPATYEVIYAHAWKPLVLRRHDPQAPQPLRFHPPRRGRA, encoded by the coding sequence ATGAGTCGCGATGCTGAGGCCGAATTTCGCCTCGACACGCGCCGGGTGCGCCGGGCCTTCGATAGGGTCGCGGCGGGCTACGAGACCCGCGCTGTGCTGCAGCGAACGGTCGAGGCGCATTGCCTCTCGCGGCTGGACCTGGTGCGCCTCGCGCCGCAGTCGATTCTCGATCTGGGCTGCGGGCCGGGGGTCGCCGGACGGGCACTCCTGAAACGCTACCGGGGCGCGCAGGTCACGGGGGTCGACTTTGCCCCGGCCATGCTGCGCGTGGCGCGCCAGCGGCGGCGCTGGTTTTCGGCGCAGCGCTTCGTGTGCGCGGCCGCGCAGGCGCTGCCGCTGGCACCCGACAGCGTGGACCTGGTGTTCAGCAACCTGACCGTGCAGTGGTGCAACGACCCGGCCGCCGTGCTGGCGGAGGTGTGGCGCGTGCTGCGGCCCGGCGGGCTGTTCATGTTCACCAGCCTGGGCCCGGACACGCTCAGGGAGCTGCGCGCGGCCTGGCGGGCGGTGGACGGCGCCACGCACGTGAGTGCCTTCATCGACATGCACGACCTGGGCGATGCGCTGGGCCGCAGTGGCTTCGAACAGCCGGTGCTGGACGTGGAGCGGTTCTGTCTCACCTATGCGGACGTGCGCGCCCTGGCGGTGGACCTGAAATCCATCGGCGCCGGCAACGTCACAGCCGGCCGGCGCCGCCAGCTCACCGGCCGGGCGGCCTGGTCGGCCATGGAAGCGGCTTACGAAGCGTCTCGCAGCGAAGGTCGCCTGCCGGCCACCTACGAGGTGATCTATGCGCACGCCTGGAAGCCGCTGGTGTTACGGCGCCATGATCCGCAGGCACCCCAGCCGCTGAGATTTCATCCGCCGCGTCGTGGGCGCGCATGA
- the bioD gene encoding dethiobiotin synthase yields MSRGFFVTGTDTGVGKTRVSAGLIAVLRQQGLRVAGMKPVASGCAATPAGLRNDDALALIGASGGDWPYEWVNPYAFAPPIAPHLAAADVGSTIRFAVIEQAFGQLAAQSDCVVVEGVGGWRVPLGPDGDVADLAMGLQLPVVLVVGLRLGCLNHAALTAADIRRCGLPLAGWVGNAIETGFERLDDNLKALGDSLAAPCLGVLRHAAAATPASVARDLRAPPIGS; encoded by the coding sequence ATGAGCAGGGGATTTTTCGTCACCGGCACCGACACCGGGGTCGGCAAGACCCGCGTCTCGGCCGGCCTGATCGCGGTGCTGCGCCAGCAGGGTCTGCGCGTGGCCGGAATGAAGCCGGTGGCCAGTGGCTGCGCCGCCACGCCGGCGGGCCTGCGCAATGACGATGCGCTGGCCTTGATCGGCGCGAGCGGTGGCGATTGGCCCTATGAGTGGGTCAATCCCTATGCCTTCGCGCCCCCCATTGCGCCGCATCTGGCGGCGGCGGACGTGGGATCGACGATCCGCTTCGCGGTAATCGAGCAGGCCTTCGGTCAACTGGCCGCGCAGTCCGACTGCGTCGTCGTGGAAGGCGTCGGCGGCTGGCGGGTGCCGCTCGGGCCGGACGGCGATGTGGCGGATCTGGCCATGGGCCTGCAGCTGCCGGTGGTACTGGTGGTCGGCCTGCGGCTGGGCTGCCTGAATCATGCCGCCCTGACGGCGGCCGACATCCGCCGTTGTGGTCTGCCACTGGCCGGCTGGGTGGGGAATGCGATCGAGACCGGTTTTGAGCGCCTGGATGACAACCTGAAGGCCCTGGGCGACAGCCTGGCGGCACCCTGTCTGGGCGTGCTCCGCCACGCTGCCGCGGCCACGCCGGCCAGCGTCGCCCGGGATTTGCGCGCGCCGCCGATTGGTTCCTGA
- a CDS encoding DUF2244 domain-containing protein, with amino-acid sequence MALRMQQTRDGTWRFELLPNRSSSWTQTRRFLMVIALLDGLIALLFAWQGLWLVLPFSGLEVAALGAGLYCCSRATYRRELILVEGERVVVLRGGERVECRDELARAWTRLQWQSVCERGCSRLLLGSHGRFFEIGAFLVETERRQLAGDLGRLLGQPLGARAPEIALDAGLNREMGL; translated from the coding sequence GTGGCGCTGCGCATGCAGCAGACGCGGGACGGCACTTGGCGTTTCGAGCTGCTTCCGAACCGATCCAGCTCCTGGACGCAGACCAGGCGCTTTCTGATGGTGATCGCGCTGCTCGATGGCCTGATCGCCCTGCTGTTTGCCTGGCAGGGTCTGTGGCTGGTTTTGCCCTTCAGCGGGCTTGAGGTGGCGGCCCTCGGGGCTGGCCTGTATTGCTGCTCGCGGGCCACGTATCGGCGCGAGCTGATTCTGGTTGAGGGGGAACGGGTCGTCGTGTTGCGCGGCGGTGAACGGGTCGAGTGTCGCGACGAGCTTGCGCGCGCCTGGACCAGGTTGCAGTGGCAGTCGGTGTGTGAGCGCGGGTGCAGCCGCCTGCTGCTTGGTTCGCATGGGCGGTTTTTTGAAATCGGGGCTTTCCTGGTCGAGACCGAGCGCCGGCAACTGGCCGGCGATCTTGGCCGCCTGCTGGGTCAGCCGTTGGGCGCACGGGCGCCCGAGATTGCTCTTGATGCCGGATTGAACAGGGAGATGGGTCTTTGA
- the coxB gene encoding cytochrome c oxidase subunit II has translation MRQKRHAAPGRLLGILLAGLATQPARAEYGMNLVRGATDLSHRVFDLHMISLWVCVAIGVVVFGAMFYSLFAFRKSRGAVAANFHENTTVEVVWTIIPFIILIAMAIPATRTLIALEDTSDSGLTIKVTGYQWRWQYEYLGEDVSFFSNLAQSSRDAMNGDPTGIEHYLLDVDNPVVVPVNTKVRFVITSNDVIHSWWVPALGWKQDAIPGFINDSWTSIPQPGVYRGQCAELCGKDHGFMPVVIEAKTQADYETWLAAKKAEAEAAKSGADREWTKDELMERGKTVYGTYCVACHQANGQGIPPAFPALAGGVLTTGPVEGHIDRVLHGKAGTAMQAFGLQLNDVDLAAVITYERNAFGNDKGDLVQPKQIKALR, from the coding sequence ATGAGACAAAAACGTCACGCTGCGCCCGGGCGACTGCTTGGCATCTTGCTGGCTGGCCTGGCGACGCAACCGGCCCGTGCCGAGTATGGGATGAACCTTGTGCGCGGTGCCACGGACCTGAGCCACCGCGTGTTCGACCTGCACATGATCTCCCTGTGGGTCTGTGTCGCCATCGGCGTGGTGGTGTTCGGCGCCATGTTTTATTCGCTGTTTGCGTTTCGCAAATCGCGCGGCGCCGTGGCGGCCAATTTCCACGAGAACACGACGGTCGAGGTGGTGTGGACGATCATCCCGTTCATCATCCTGATCGCCATGGCGATTCCGGCCACCCGCACCCTGATCGCCCTGGAGGACACCTCGGATTCCGGGCTCACCATCAAGGTCACCGGCTACCAGTGGCGCTGGCAGTACGAGTACCTGGGCGAGGACGTCAGTTTCTTCAGCAACCTGGCGCAGAGCAGCCGGGATGCCATGAATGGCGATCCGACCGGTATCGAGCATTACCTGCTGGATGTGGACAACCCGGTCGTGGTGCCGGTCAACACCAAGGTGCGGTTCGTCATCACCTCGAACGATGTCATCCACTCGTGGTGGGTGCCGGCGCTGGGCTGGAAGCAGGACGCTATCCCCGGCTTCATCAATGACAGCTGGACCAGCATTCCGCAGCCGGGCGTCTATCGTGGACAATGCGCGGAGCTGTGCGGCAAGGATCACGGCTTCATGCCGGTAGTCATCGAGGCCAAGACGCAGGCAGACTATGAAACCTGGCTGGCGGCCAAGAAGGCCGAGGCCGAGGCCGCAAAAAGCGGCGCTGACCGGGAATGGACCAAGGACGAGCTGATGGAACGGGGCAAGACGGTGTATGGCACCTATTGCGTCGCCTGCCACCAGGCCAACGGTCAGGGCATCCCGCCGGCTTTCCCGGCCCTGGCGGGTGGCGTTCTTACCACCGGACCGGTCGAGGGGCACATCGACCGGGTCTTGCATGGCAAGGCCGGCACCGCCATGCAGGCGTTCGGTTTGCAGCTGAACGACGTCGATCTGGCTGCGGTGATCACCTATGAGCGCAACGCCTTTGGAAATGACAAGGGTGACCTGGTGCAGCCGAAACAGATCAAGGCGTTGCGCTGA
- the ctaD gene encoding cytochrome c oxidase subunit I produces MATVAHEVDHHHGPARGISRWLFTTNHKDIGSLYLWLALIMFLTGGSLAMLIRAELFQPGLQLVEPEVFNRLTTMHGLIMVFGAVMPAWTGFANWMIPLMVGAPDMALPRMNNWSFWILPFAFSLLMSTWFLEGGAPAFGWTFYAPLSTTFAPSTTDIFIFAVHLMGFSSIMGAINVIATVLNMRAPGMTLMKMPLFCWTWLVTAFLLIAVMPVLAGTVTMMLTDRHFGTSFFSAAGGGDPVLFQHVFWFFGHPEVYIMILPAFGVVSEIIPTFARKQIFGYASMVYAISAIAFLSFIVWAHHMFATGMPVAGELYFMYATMLIAVPTGVKVFNWVTTLWRGSITFETPMLFALAFVFLFTIGGFSGLMLAVGPVDMQYHDTYFVVAHFHYVLVPGAVFALMAGAYYWIPKWTGHMYDERLGKLHFWLSAISVNVLFFPMHFVGLQGMPRRIPDYALQFADFNRIASIGGFVFGLSQLLFVYIMIKTVRGGVKATDRVWEGSHGLEWTLPSPAPYHSFTTAPEIR; encoded by the coding sequence ATGGCAACTGTGGCCCACGAAGTCGATCATCACCACGGCCCGGCGCGCGGAATTTCGCGCTGGCTGTTTACCACCAACCACAAGGACATCGGGTCGCTGTACCTGTGGCTGGCGTTGATCATGTTCCTGACCGGCGGCTCGCTGGCCATGCTGATCCGCGCCGAGCTGTTCCAGCCGGGCCTGCAGCTGGTCGAGCCGGAGGTTTTCAACCGTCTGACGACCATGCACGGCCTGATCATGGTGTTCGGCGCCGTGATGCCGGCCTGGACGGGTTTTGCCAACTGGATGATTCCGCTGATGGTCGGCGCGCCGGACATGGCGCTGCCGCGCATGAACAACTGGAGCTTCTGGATCCTGCCGTTCGCCTTCAGCCTGCTGATGAGCACCTGGTTCCTGGAGGGTGGTGCGCCGGCATTCGGCTGGACCTTCTACGCGCCGTTGTCCACCACCTTTGCGCCGTCGACAACCGATATATTCATTTTCGCTGTGCATCTGATGGGCTTCTCGTCGATCATGGGCGCCATCAATGTCATCGCGACGGTGCTGAACATGCGTGCGCCGGGCATGACGCTGATGAAGATGCCCCTGTTCTGCTGGACCTGGCTGGTGACGGCCTTTCTCCTGATTGCCGTAATGCCTGTCTTGGCGGGCACGGTGACCATGATGCTGACCGATCGCCATTTCGGCACGAGTTTTTTCAGCGCTGCCGGCGGTGGTGACCCGGTATTGTTCCAGCATGTGTTCTGGTTCTTCGGGCATCCCGAGGTTTACATCATGATCCTGCCGGCGTTTGGCGTGGTGTCGGAGATCATTCCGACCTTCGCCCGCAAGCAGATTTTCGGCTATGCCTCGATGGTGTACGCCATCTCGGCCATTGCCTTCCTGTCGTTCATCGTCTGGGCACATCACATGTTTGCCACCGGCATGCCGGTGGCGGGCGAGCTGTATTTCATGTACGCCACCATGCTGATCGCCGTGCCGACCGGTGTGAAGGTGTTCAACTGGGTGACTACGCTGTGGCGCGGCTCGATTACCTTCGAGACGCCGATGCTGTTTGCTCTGGCCTTCGTATTCCTGTTCACCATCGGTGGCTTCTCGGGCCTTATGCTCGCAGTCGGCCCAGTCGACATGCAGTATCACGACACCTATTTCGTGGTGGCGCATTTCCACTATGTGCTGGTGCCAGGCGCGGTGTTCGCCCTGATGGCCGGCGCGTATTACTGGATTCCGAAGTGGACCGGCCACATGTATGACGAGCGCCTGGGCAAGCTGCATTTCTGGTTGTCGGCGATTTCGGTCAACGTGTTGTTCTTTCCGATGCATTTCGTCGGCCTGCAGGGCATGCCCCGGCGCATTCCGGACTACGCGCTGCAATTCGCCGATTTCAACCGCATTGCCAGTATCGGCGGCTTCGTGTTCGGCCTGTCGCAGCTGCTGTTCGTGTACATCATGATCAAGACAGTGCGCGGCGGCGTGAAGGCCACCGACCGCGTCTGGGAAGGCTCGCACGGACTTGAATGGACGCTGCCTTCGCCGGCGCCCTACCACAGCTTCACGACCGCCCCGGAAATTCGCTGA